A window from Tenacibaculum singaporense encodes these proteins:
- the dusB gene encoding tRNA dihydrouridine synthase DusB has product MVKIGNIELPDFPLLLAPMEDVSDPPFRALCKENGADVVYTEFISSEGLIRDAAKSVMKLDIYEKERPVGIQIFGANLDSMLRSVEIVEKTNPDIIDINFGCPVKKVVSKGAGAGILKDIDLMVKLTEAMVKHTNLPITVKTRLGWDHDSIRIVEVAERLQDVGCKAISIHGRTRAQMYKGNADWAPIAEVKNNPKMHIPVFGNGDVDSPEKAMEMRDKYGLDGCMIGRASIGYPWFFNEVKHYFKTGEHLSKPTISERVDMARRHLEMSIDWKGEHLGVVETRRHYTNYFKGIPHFKEHRMKMVTSDDPKDVFAAFDEVQAKFGNATIPEIG; this is encoded by the coding sequence ATGGTAAAAATAGGTAACATAGAACTTCCTGATTTTCCGCTATTATTAGCGCCAATGGAAGATGTGAGTGATCCACCATTTAGAGCTTTATGCAAAGAAAATGGTGCTGATGTAGTGTATACTGAATTTATTTCTTCGGAAGGATTGATTCGTGATGCAGCTAAGAGTGTAATGAAGCTAGATATTTACGAAAAAGAACGCCCTGTGGGTATTCAAATTTTTGGTGCAAATTTAGATTCTATGTTACGTTCGGTCGAGATTGTTGAAAAAACGAATCCAGATATTATTGATATCAATTTTGGTTGCCCAGTAAAAAAAGTAGTTTCTAAAGGAGCTGGGGCTGGAATTTTAAAGGATATCGACTTGATGGTAAAACTTACCGAAGCAATGGTTAAACACACCAACTTACCTATTACTGTAAAAACTCGTTTGGGTTGGGATCATGATTCTATTCGAATTGTTGAAGTTGCCGAACGTTTGCAAGATGTCGGCTGTAAAGCAATCTCTATTCATGGGCGTACGCGTGCTCAAATGTACAAGGGTAATGCTGACTGGGCTCCAATTGCTGAAGTAAAAAACAACCCAAAAATGCATATTCCTGTGTTTGGAAATGGGGATGTTGATTCTCCTGAAAAAGCCATGGAAATGCGTGACAAATACGGATTAGATGGCTGTATGATTGGTCGTGCTTCTATTGGATATCCTTGGTTTTTTAATGAGGTAAAACATTATTTTAAAACTGGCGAACATTTATCTAAACCAACAATTTCTGAACGTGTTGATATGGCTCGTCGTCATTTAGAAATGTCTATTGACTGGAAAGGTGAACATTTAGGTGTTGTAGAAACAAGAAGACACTATACAAACTATTTTAAGGGAATTCCACATTTTAAAGAACACAGAATGAAAATGGTTACTTCTGACGATCCTAAAGATGTTTTTGCAGCTTTTGACGAGGTACAAGCTAAGTTTGGAAATGCAACGATTCCTGAAATAGGGTAA
- a CDS encoding YceI family protein: protein MKSLLIILLFLSQNIFCQKYYTRTGNTEFKASVDTFEPVEAKNKSTSVILNTETGEIASLLLIKAFRFRLALMQEHFNENYMNSDKYPKATFKGKIHDFNIDEIVSEKEYKITGILNVRGIDKEIITTAKIIKTGNKIFLNSTFSVKPQDFKIKIPSIVRNKIAKSVIITINYELFEKK from the coding sequence ATGAAAAGTTTGCTTATAATTTTATTATTTCTTTCTCAGAATATTTTTTGCCAAAAATATTACACCCGCACGGGCAACACTGAATTTAAAGCATCGGTTGATACTTTTGAACCTGTAGAAGCTAAAAACAAAAGTACCTCGGTAATTTTAAATACAGAAACCGGAGAAATTGCTTCTCTTTTATTGATTAAGGCTTTTAGGTTTAGACTTGCTTTGATGCAAGAACATTTTAATGAAAACTACATGAACTCAGATAAGTACCCAAAAGCTACTTTCAAAGGGAAAATCCATGATTTTAATATAGATGAAATAGTTTCTGAAAAAGAATATAAAATTACTGGAATTCTTAATGTTAGGGGTATTGACAAGGAGATTATTACTACTGCTAAGATTATAAAAACTGGAAATAAAATATTTTTAAACTCTACCTTTTCGGTAAAACCACAGGATTTTAAGATTAAAATACCTAGCATCGTTAGAAATAAAATAGCTAAATCAGTTATTATAACCATAAACTATGAGCTTTTTGAAAAAAAATAA
- the rbfA gene encoding 30S ribosome-binding factor RbfA yields MEETNRQRKIAGVLQQDLVDVLQRAAQDGMKGVIISVSKVSVTADLGVAKVYLSVFPSEKRDEIIEGVKSNTPLIRHELAQRTKNQLRRMPELLFFGDDSLDYIEDIDKSLKGEDVDPIKNPDVLPRRQKR; encoded by the coding sequence ATGGAAGAAACAAATAGACAGCGAAAAATAGCAGGAGTGTTGCAACAGGATTTGGTAGACGTTTTACAACGTGCTGCTCAAGATGGAATGAAGGGAGTGATTATATCGGTTTCTAAAGTTTCTGTTACTGCCGATTTGGGAGTAGCAAAAGTATACTTAAGTGTATTCCCTTCAGAAAAAAGAGATGAAATTATTGAAGGAGTAAAATCTAATACACCTTTAATTCGTCATGAATTAGCACAACGAACAAAAAATCAATTACGAAGAATGCCAGAATTGTTGTTCTTTGGAGATGATAGTTTGGATTATATTGAGGATATTGATAAGTCTTTAAAAGGAGAAGATGTCGACCCAATAAAAAATCCAGATGTTTTGCCTCGTCGTCAAAAACGTTAA
- a CDS encoding DUF5777 family beta-barrel protein — MTKQKTLILLFLLSISYSFSQDDLLNELKNETKADSSYELPAFKAVQIGNLQSTKIAGKGDFFFIVAHRFSPFSSGLDNFFGLDDANTKIQFVYSFWDGIQFSLSRDSYEKTYSGSTKLSIKKQSSTFPLNIVGYISTDIETQSKTSDFPTLEFKDRVSITAQILASRRITKNLSLLIAPTFVRQNNLQQFIQTNDTNLNRFIVGVGGRLKISKRMSINADYGLNINRHEDSIYKDPFTIGFDIETGGHVFQLIFTNSRASNDSGFLTRTRGDWFNDVAFGFNIVRVF, encoded by the coding sequence ATGACTAAGCAAAAAACACTCATCTTATTATTTCTCTTGTCAATAAGCTATTCCTTTTCACAAGATGATTTACTAAATGAACTAAAAAACGAAACAAAAGCAGATTCTAGTTACGAACTACCTGCATTTAAAGCTGTACAAATAGGCAACTTGCAATCTACTAAAATAGCTGGAAAAGGAGACTTTTTCTTTATAGTAGCACACAGATTTTCTCCTTTTTCTAGTGGTTTAGATAATTTTTTTGGTTTAGACGATGCTAATACCAAAATTCAATTTGTTTATAGCTTCTGGGATGGTATTCAATTCAGTTTGAGTAGGGATTCCTATGAAAAAACTTATTCTGGTTCAACAAAGCTTAGTATTAAGAAACAAAGCTCTACATTTCCTTTAAATATAGTAGGATATATTTCAACCGATATTGAGACACAGTCTAAAACTTCAGATTTTCCAACTTTAGAGTTCAAGGATAGAGTGAGCATAACTGCTCAAATTTTAGCTTCAAGAAGAATAACTAAAAACTTATCACTACTAATAGCTCCCACTTTTGTTCGTCAAAACAATCTTCAACAATTTATACAAACTAACGATACCAATCTTAATCGGTTTATTGTCGGTGTAGGAGGACGATTAAAAATTAGCAAAAGAATGAGTATTAATGCTGATTATGGTCTAAATATTAATCGTCATGAAGATTCTATATATAAAGATCCGTTTACAATTGGGTTTGACATAGAAACAGGTGGACATGTATTCCAATTAATATTTACAAATTCAAGAGCCAGTAATGACTCTGGTTTTTTAACAAGAACTAGAGGCGATTGGTTTAACGATGTAGCTTTTGGGTTTAATATTGTTAGAGTTTTTTAA
- a CDS encoding sensor histidine kinase: MQREGSEILIISTIIVIVIVAFLVILFTVFQRRKNKLLQERDKNKKRYEREIAEAQIEIREETLRNISWELHDNIGQLLTLAKIQLQHASPENMGEISEIIAKSLTEVRALSKIINPDFINNIKLKEALNLEVERFNRLNYIDAKLTITGEEQEINQKHGIVIFRILQEFFSNTIKHSKASKLDVFLSYKEDSIEVKAQDNGVGFDMERARLKGLGLQNIKARAKLINAETKFMSEPQKGTSLIINYYI, from the coding sequence TTGCAGCGAGAAGGAAGTGAAATATTAATCATATCTACTATAATTGTTATAGTCATTGTAGCTTTTTTAGTAATTCTTTTTACGGTGTTTCAACGTCGTAAGAATAAACTGTTGCAAGAAAGGGACAAAAATAAAAAACGTTATGAACGAGAGATTGCCGAGGCACAGATAGAAATAAGAGAAGAAACGTTAAGAAATATTAGTTGGGAGTTGCACGATAATATAGGACAACTCCTAACTTTAGCTAAAATACAGTTACAGCATGCTTCTCCTGAAAACATGGGAGAAATATCTGAAATTATAGCAAAAAGCTTAACAGAAGTAAGAGCTCTGTCAAAAATTATTAACCCTGATTTTATAAATAATATAAAACTAAAAGAGGCTCTAAACTTAGAAGTAGAGCGATTTAATAGGTTAAACTATATTGATGCTAAGTTAACAATTACAGGAGAAGAACAAGAGATTAATCAAAAACACGGAATTGTTATTTTTAGAATTCTTCAAGAGTTTTTTTCTAATACTATAAAGCATTCTAAGGCATCTAAATTAGACGTGTTTTTGAGTTATAAAGAAGATTCAATAGAGGTGAAAGCTCAAGATAATGGGGTAGGGTTTGATATGGAAAGAGCTAGGTTAAAAGGTTTAGGACTACAAAACATAAAAGCAAGAGCTAAACTAATTAACGCAGAGACCAAGTTTATGTCAGAGCCCCAAAAAGGCACAAGTTTAATAATAAATTACTATATTTAA
- the lepA gene encoding translation elongation factor 4 produces the protein MKNIRNFCIIAHIDHGKSTLADRLLDYTGSVTEREKQNQLLDNMDLERERGITIKSHAIQMDYVYEGEDYILNLIDTPGHVDFSYEVSRSIAACEGALLIVDAAQSIQAQTISNLYLALENDLEIIPVLNKVDLPSANPEEVTDDIVDLLGCEPEDVIHASGKTGFGVDNILKAIIEKIPAPSGNPDAPLKALIFDSVYNSYRGIETYFRVIDGSIKKNQQIKFMATGRQYGADEVGTLKLSQVVKNEIKTGDVGYLITGIKAAKEVKVGDTITDFANPTTDRIEGFEDVKPMVFAGIYPVDTEDYEELRASMEKLQLNDASLVFQPESSAALGFGFRCGFLGMLHMEIIQERLEREFNMTVITTVPNVSYHAFTKKNPDEVIIVNNPSDLPDPSKLDRVEEPFIKASIITKADFVGQVMSLCIEKRGQIVNQTYLTPERVELIFDMPLAEIVFDFYDRLKTVSKGYASFDYHPIGMQKSKLVRVDMLLNGQIVDALSALLHDSNAYSIGKRICEKLKELIPRQQFDIPIQAAIGAKIIARETVKALRKDVTAKCYGGDISRKRKLLEKQKKGKKRMRQVGNVEIPQQAFMAVLKLND, from the coding sequence ATGAAGAACATTAGAAATTTTTGCATAATTGCACATATTGATCATGGTAAAAGTACCCTTGCAGATAGATTGTTAGACTATACAGGGTCGGTTACTGAGCGTGAAAAACAAAATCAGTTACTTGATAACATGGATTTAGAACGTGAACGTGGAATTACCATTAAGTCACACGCTATTCAGATGGACTATGTTTATGAAGGTGAAGATTATATATTAAATCTCATTGACACTCCAGGTCACGTAGATTTTTCTTATGAAGTTTCTCGCTCTATTGCAGCATGTGAAGGAGCATTGCTAATTGTAGATGCGGCACAAAGTATACAAGCACAAACTATTTCTAACTTATATCTAGCGTTAGAAAATGATTTGGAAATTATTCCAGTATTAAATAAAGTAGATTTGCCTTCAGCAAACCCAGAGGAAGTAACAGATGATATTGTTGATTTATTAGGGTGTGAGCCAGAAGATGTAATTCACGCAAGTGGAAAAACTGGTTTTGGAGTAGATAATATTTTAAAGGCAATTATTGAAAAAATTCCTGCACCGAGTGGAAATCCCGATGCACCTTTAAAAGCATTGATTTTCGATTCAGTATACAATTCGTATCGTGGAATTGAAACCTACTTTAGAGTAATTGATGGTTCTATTAAAAAGAATCAACAAATAAAGTTTATGGCTACAGGTAGACAGTATGGAGCCGATGAGGTAGGAACTTTAAAACTAAGCCAAGTTGTAAAAAACGAAATTAAAACTGGAGATGTAGGTTATTTAATTACAGGAATTAAAGCAGCGAAGGAAGTAAAAGTAGGAGATACTATTACCGATTTTGCCAATCCAACTACTGATAGAATTGAAGGATTTGAAGATGTAAAACCAATGGTATTCGCAGGAATTTACCCTGTAGATACTGAAGATTACGAGGAACTACGTGCTTCAATGGAAAAGCTACAATTAAATGATGCTTCCTTAGTTTTTCAACCAGAAAGTTCAGCAGCACTTGGTTTTGGTTTCCGATGTGGATTCTTAGGAATGTTACACATGGAAATTATTCAAGAGCGTCTAGAACGTGAATTTAATATGACGGTAATTACTACGGTTCCTAACGTAAGTTACCATGCATTCACAAAGAAAAACCCTGATGAAGTTATTATCGTAAATAACCCATCAGATTTACCAGACCCATCAAAGTTAGATAGGGTAGAAGAACCATTTATCAAAGCTTCAATCATTACAAAGGCCGATTTTGTAGGACAAGTAATGTCGCTTTGTATTGAAAAACGCGGACAAATTGTAAATCAAACCTATTTAACTCCTGAGCGAGTGGAGTTAATTTTTGATATGCCGTTGGCAGAAATCGTTTTTGATTTTTACGATAGATTAAAAACAGTATCTAAAGGATATGCGTCGTTCGATTACCATCCAATAGGAATGCAAAAGTCAAAGTTAGTTCGTGTAGATATGCTACTTAATGGACAAATAGTTGATGCGCTTTCAGCTCTATTACACGATAGTAATGCGTATTCAATAGGAAAACGTATTTGTGAGAAGTTAAAAGAACTGATTCCAAGACAACAATTTGATATTCCTATTCAAGCAGCAATTGGAGCAAAAATTATTGCTCGTGAAACTGTAAAAGCTTTACGTAAAGATGTAACTGCAAAATGTTATGGAGGAGATATCTCTCGTAAACGTAAATTATTAGAGAAGCAGAAAAAAGGTAAAAAGCGTATGCGTCAAGTAGGAAATGTAGAAATTCCACAGCAAGCGTTTATGGCAGTGTTGAAGTTGAATGACTAG
- a CDS encoding ABC transporter permease, which translates to MNFPLYIAKRYLFSKTSTNAINIITAIAVFGVVVGTLALFVVLSGFSGLKTFSDSLLNASDPDIKITASKGKTFLYSQKIDSVLHQNKDIEAASKVVEERVFLKYKNKEHIAQIKGVDSNYSKIIPTDSLLTVGTWIDEEYKNTAVVGYGISYKLSLGIFNFGEALQILVPKPGKGFINANNAFRSVSTQIVGVYTGSEEFQNKYVFTETSLAQELLGYNDNQITGVELRLKKDVDFNTFQENLQTILGDELKVQTRAQLNTLYYKVINTENFISYLIFTLIVAIALFNVIGSIIMMIIDKRQNLKTLFNLGSSIDDIKKIFVLQGFLLTLVGMGIGIVLGVILVIIQQRFELLMITQNLAYPVEFKWLNLLVVVVTISALGYLAAKIASSRISKSFIER; encoded by the coding sequence TTGAACTTTCCTTTATACATAGCTAAGAGATACTTATTTTCTAAAACAAGTACTAATGCAATAAATATAATCACAGCAATAGCTGTTTTTGGTGTTGTAGTTGGTACGTTGGCATTGTTTGTTGTATTGTCTGGTTTTTCAGGATTAAAAACGTTTAGTGATTCATTACTTAATGCTTCTGATCCCGATATAAAAATTACCGCATCTAAGGGAAAGACTTTTCTGTATTCTCAAAAAATAGATAGTGTTTTACACCAAAATAAAGACATAGAAGCTGCATCAAAAGTAGTGGAAGAGCGTGTGTTTTTAAAATACAAAAACAAAGAGCACATAGCTCAAATTAAAGGTGTTGATTCTAATTATTCAAAAATTATTCCGACTGATTCTTTGCTGACAGTAGGTACTTGGATTGATGAAGAATATAAGAATACAGCAGTAGTAGGATATGGAATATCGTATAAACTATCACTGGGTATTTTTAATTTTGGGGAAGCACTTCAAATTTTAGTGCCTAAACCAGGAAAAGGGTTTATTAATGCTAATAATGCTTTTCGATCTGTTTCCACACAAATAGTAGGTGTATATACAGGGTCGGAAGAGTTTCAGAACAAATATGTGTTTACTGAAACTTCACTTGCTCAGGAACTATTAGGATATAACGATAACCAAATTACAGGAGTTGAACTTCGTTTAAAAAAAGACGTAGACTTTAATACATTTCAAGAGAATTTACAAACTATTTTAGGAGATGAATTAAAAGTACAAACACGTGCGCAGTTAAACACGTTGTATTACAAGGTAATTAATACAGAAAACTTTATCTCGTATCTAATCTTTACGTTAATTGTTGCTATTGCTTTGTTTAATGTGATAGGGTCAATCATTATGATGATTATCGATAAACGTCAAAACCTAAAAACGCTGTTTAATTTAGGAAGTAGTATAGACGACATAAAAAAGATATTTGTACTGCAAGGTTTCTTATTAACACTTGTAGGAATGGGAATAGGAATTGTTTTGGGTGTAATCCTGGTAATCATACAGCAACGTTTTGAGTTGCTAATGATTACACAAAATCTAGCATATCCGGTAGAGTTTAAGTGGTTAAACTTACTAGTAGTAGTTGTTACAATTTCAGCTTTAGGATATTTAGCAGCAAAAATTGCAAGTTCTAGAATTTCAAAAAGTTTTATTGAACGATAA
- a CDS encoding response regulator transcription factor, translating into MMKYSVVVVDDHTLLSQAIEGMVNTFDKFKVLYTCKNGKEVEEKFLASPKNIPDLVLVDVNMPVMNGIETTEWIVNNYPQVHVMALSVEDADGTILKMLKAGAVGYLLKDTKKEILEKALLEMMDNGFYHTKNVTTLLLDSVSGKNSRNNLAFKDNEITFMKLACSELTYKEIAEKMFLSPKTIDGYRDSLFTKLNVRNRVGLVMYAIKNKIYTP; encoded by the coding sequence ATTATGAAATACTCAGTTGTTGTTGTAGATGATCATACGTTATTGTCACAAGCTATTGAAGGTATGGTAAATACTTTTGATAAATTTAAGGTGCTTTACACTTGCAAAAACGGTAAAGAAGTCGAAGAAAAGTTTTTAGCATCACCTAAAAATATACCAGATTTAGTTTTAGTGGATGTTAATATGCCAGTGATGAATGGTATTGAGACTACAGAATGGATAGTAAACAATTATCCTCAAGTTCATGTTATGGCATTGTCTGTAGAAGATGCTGACGGTACTATTTTAAAAATGTTAAAAGCTGGTGCTGTAGGGTATTTGTTAAAAGATACCAAAAAAGAAATTTTAGAGAAAGCGTTGTTAGAAATGATGGACAACGGATTTTATCACACCAAAAATGTAACCACGTTATTATTAGACTCTGTTTCAGGAAAGAACTCACGAAATAACCTAGCGTTTAAGGATAACGAAATAACTTTTATGAAGTTAGCATGCTCTGAATTGACATATAAAGAGATTGCTGAAAAAATGTTTTTAAGTCCAAAAACAATTGATGGTTATCGAGATAGTCTATTTACAAAGTTAAATGTAAGAAATAGAGTGGGCTTAGTTATGTATGCCATAAAAAATAAAATTTACACTCCGTAA
- the mce gene encoding methylmalonyl-CoA epimerase, translated as MNKIEHIGIAVKDLEKSNSLFASLFGESHYKIEEVASEGVKTSFFKSGPNKIELLEATKPDSPIAKFIEKKGEGIHHIAFAVDNIKEEIKRLQGEGFTVLNETPKKGADNKLVAFLHPKTTNGVLIELCQEIEE; from the coding sequence ATGAACAAAATTGAACATATTGGTATAGCCGTTAAAGATTTAGAAAAATCTAACTCGTTATTTGCTTCTCTTTTTGGAGAATCACATTATAAAATTGAAGAAGTTGCTAGCGAAGGTGTAAAAACTTCATTTTTTAAATCTGGCCCTAATAAAATTGAATTATTAGAAGCTACGAAACCTGACAGCCCTATAGCCAAGTTTATAGAAAAAAAGGGAGAAGGAATTCATCACATTGCTTTTGCTGTTGATAACATAAAAGAAGAAATTAAACGTTTACAAGGTGAAGGTTTTACAGTTTTGAATGAAACTCCTAAAAAAGGAGCCGATAATAAACTAGTAGCTTTTTTACATCCTAAAACTACCAATGGTGTACTTATTGAGTTATGCCAAGAGATAGAAGAATAG
- a CDS encoding radical SAM protein, whose protein sequence is MPERKYNYYDFTLSLCSECLKRVDAKIVFEDDKVYMLKRCREHGSSKVLIADDIEYYKNIRNYNKPSEMPYTFNTKTAYGCPYDCGLCPDHEQHSCLTVVEVTDRCNLTCPTCYAGSSPTYGRHRTLEEVKAMLDAVVKNEKEPDVVQISGGEPTIHPQFWEILDYAKSLPIRHLMLNTNGIKIAKDVAFAERLKTYTPDFEIYLQFDSFEDSVLRELRGADLNEIRKKAIENLNKLNLSTTLVVTLQKGLNDHEIGKVIDYALQQKCVRGVTFQPTQIAGRLESFNPETDRMTLTEVRRKIMEQTDVFNADDLIPVPCNPDALVMGYALKLGGEVFPLTRYINPNDLLDNSKNTIIYEQDEALHGKMIELFSTGNSVEVAEENLKSIMCCLPNIDAPELGYDNLFRVIIMQFIDAYNFDVRAVKKSCVHIVDKGNKIIPFETMNLFYRDDKKEYLEKLRQEI, encoded by the coding sequence ATGCCAGAAAGAAAATATAACTACTACGATTTTACATTGAGTTTATGCTCTGAATGTTTAAAAAGAGTAGATGCCAAAATTGTATTTGAAGATGACAAGGTTTATATGCTTAAGCGTTGTAGAGAGCATGGAAGTTCAAAAGTGTTAATAGCTGATGATATTGAGTATTATAAAAATATCAGAAACTATAACAAACCTAGTGAAATGCCCTATACGTTTAATACAAAAACAGCTTATGGATGTCCTTACGATTGCGGATTATGTCCAGATCATGAACAGCATTCATGTTTAACCGTTGTTGAGGTTACAGATAGATGTAATTTAACTTGCCCTACTTGTTATGCAGGTTCATCACCTACTTACGGACGCCATCGAACACTAGAAGAAGTAAAAGCGATGTTAGATGCTGTGGTGAAAAATGAAAAAGAACCTGATGTGGTACAAATCAGTGGAGGAGAACCAACGATACATCCACAATTTTGGGAAATTTTAGATTATGCAAAATCACTTCCTATTCGGCATTTAATGTTGAATACTAACGGTATTAAAATAGCGAAAGATGTTGCTTTTGCTGAACGATTGAAAACCTATACACCAGATTTTGAAATTTACTTACAGTTTGATTCTTTCGAAGATAGTGTATTGAGAGAGTTAAGAGGAGCAGACTTGAATGAAATTCGCAAAAAAGCAATTGAAAACTTGAATAAGTTAAATCTATCAACAACCTTGGTAGTTACGCTTCAAAAAGGATTAAATGATCACGAAATAGGTAAAGTAATTGATTATGCCTTGCAGCAAAAGTGTGTGAGAGGAGTTACGTTTCAACCAACACAAATAGCAGGAAGGTTAGAAAGTTTCAACCCTGAAACAGATAGAATGACGCTTACTGAAGTTAGAAGAAAAATAATGGAACAAACAGATGTTTTCAACGCTGACGATTTAATTCCAGTACCGTGTAATCCTGATGCTTTGGTTATGGGGTATGCTCTTAAGTTGGGAGGAGAAGTGTTTCCGTTAACTAGATATATTAATCCCAATGATTTGTTAGATAATAGTAAAAACACCATTATTTATGAGCAAGATGAAGCGCTACACGGAAAAATGATAGAGTTATTTAGTACAGGGAATTCTGTTGAAGTAGCAGAAGAAAATTTGAAATCAATAATGTGTTGTTTACCAAATATTGATGCACCAGAGTTAGGGTACGATAATTTATTTAGAGTGATAATCATGCAGTTTATTGATGCTTATAATTTTGATGTACGAGCTGTAAAAAAATCATGCGTGCATATAGTAGACAAAGGCAATAAAATTATTCCTTTTGAGACGATGAATCTCTTTTATAGGGATGATAAAAAAGAGTATTTAGAAAAGTTAAGACAAGAAATATAA
- a CDS encoding prolipoprotein diacylglyceryl transferase, with product MELPFEPTLFGYTVNIHLVLEYLAFFLAFRYYVFLRKRKKDYISSNNRLSIILGAAAGALIGSRLVGVLENPIVTFSTENIIQLLNVKTIMGGLFGGLLGVEIAKKIIGETKSSGDLFVLPIIVGIFIGRIGCFLSGINEFTYGRETASFLGMDLGDGVLRHPVALYELVFLVGLFISLKYIQRKYLLQSGELFKLFMLAYFGFRFCIEFLKPNTFLIFGLSTIQILCIVCYVYYIGKSCKLLTV from the coding sequence TTGGAACTCCCTTTTGAACCTACTTTATTTGGTTATACGGTTAACATTCATCTTGTTTTAGAATATTTAGCGTTCTTTTTAGCCTTTCGTTATTATGTTTTCTTACGTAAGAGAAAGAAAGATTATATTTCTTCTAATAATAGGTTGTCAATTATTTTAGGAGCCGCAGCTGGAGCTTTAATTGGTTCCCGACTAGTGGGAGTATTAGAAAACCCAATAGTCACTTTTTCTACAGAAAACATCATTCAATTATTGAATGTAAAAACTATTATGGGAGGTTTGTTTGGAGGTTTATTAGGTGTAGAAATTGCAAAAAAAATAATAGGAGAAACAAAATCTTCTGGTGATCTGTTTGTGCTGCCAATAATTGTGGGAATTTTTATAGGAAGAATAGGGTGTTTTCTTTCTGGAATTAATGAATTTACCTATGGAAGAGAAACTGCTTCTTTTTTAGGTATGGATTTAGGAGATGGAGTGTTAAGGCATCCAGTTGCATTATATGAGCTGGTGTTTTTAGTAGGGTTATTCATCAGTTTAAAATACATACAAAGGAAATACTTATTACAATCTGGAGAACTTTTTAAGCTTTTTATGTTAGCTTATTTTGGTTTTCGCTTTTGTATAGAGTTTTTAAAACCCAATACTTTTTTAATTTTCGGTTTAAGCACTATTCAAATACTATGTATAGTTTGTTATGTATATTACATAGGTAAAAGTTGTAAACTTCTCACAGTTTAA
- a CDS encoding cell division protein FtsX: MTTSFDSFQKRRLQSSYISVVVSIALVLFMIGVLGLVLLKSTKVANHFKEKVVMTLFLKDEVADKNIKSLKESIKKEEFVNKVVYISKEDAAKEYKKDLGEDFLQFLGDNPLKNGIDIYLKADYVTPEKMSELEKSFDKNKFVAEVSYDKPLVQLLTKNIQRISFWLLVLSGFFGLVAIILINSSIRLSIYSKRFNIKTMQMVGATKSFIRKPFIWQSIKLGLLGAFIAISGLGILIYYVDKYIPTLELLTDYVALGYVAGGVILVAFFITWISTFFATQRFLNLQTNDLYY, translated from the coding sequence ATGACAACCTCTTTTGATTCTTTTCAAAAACGCCGATTACAATCTTCATACATATCAGTAGTAGTAAGTATTGCACTTGTACTTTTTATGATTGGTGTTTTAGGTCTAGTCCTTTTAAAATCAACAAAAGTTGCAAATCATTTTAAGGAGAAAGTAGTTATGACCCTTTTCTTAAAAGATGAAGTTGCTGATAAAAATATTAAGAGTCTTAAAGAGTCTATTAAAAAAGAAGAGTTTGTTAATAAGGTAGTTTATATTTCTAAAGAAGACGCTGCCAAAGAGTATAAAAAAGATTTAGGTGAAGATTTTTTACAGTTTTTAGGAGATAATCCGTTAAAAAACGGAATAGACATTTATCTAAAAGCTGATTACGTAACTCCTGAAAAAATGAGTGAGCTTGAAAAATCTTTTGATAAAAACAAATTTGTAGCCGAAGTAAGTTACGACAAACCGTTAGTACAATTACTTACCAAAAATATTCAACGTATTAGTTTTTGGCTCTTAGTATTAAGTGGTTTTTTCGGGTTGGTTGCTATTATTTTAATAAACAGTTCTATCCGATTATCGATTTATTCAAAACGATTCAATATAAAAACCATGCAAATGGTGGGTGCCACAAAAAGCTTTATTCGCAAACCTTTTATTTGGCAAAGTATAAAACTAGGATTATTAGGAGCTTTTATAGCAATAAGCGGATTAGGTATTTTAATTTATTATGTAGACAAATACATTCCTACATTAGAGCTACTTACAGATTACGTTGCTTTAGGGTATGTAGCTGGGGGAGTTATATTGGTTGCATTTTTTATTACGTGGATTAGTACCTTCTTTGCTACACAACGATTCTTAAATTTACAAACTAACGATTTGTATTACTAA